One Halobaculum sp. CBA1158 DNA segment encodes these proteins:
- a CDS encoding A/G-specific adenine glycosylase: protein MSEHLPDDDREAVREALIEWYEADHREFPWRRTDDAYRILVSEVMSQQTQLSRVEEAYADFLERWPEVSDLAATDRGEVVAFWSDHSLGYNNRATYLHEAATQVVEEYGGEFPEEPDELQELMGVGPYTANAVASFAFDNGDAVVDTNVKRVLYRAFGVPDDDSAFERAASALMPDGESRVWNNAIMELGGVACGKNPRCDEEGCPWREWCHAYQTGDFTAPDVPTQPSFEGSRRQFRGRIVRLLGEHDEMDLDTLGHRIRVDYTPDGEHGREWLRGLLSDLAADGLVEVEESDDGDQPLVLLAS from the coding sequence ATGAGCGAACACCTCCCCGACGACGACCGCGAGGCGGTGCGGGAGGCGCTGATCGAGTGGTACGAGGCCGACCACCGCGAGTTCCCGTGGCGGCGAACCGACGACGCCTATCGGATCCTCGTCTCGGAGGTGATGAGCCAGCAGACCCAGCTGTCTCGGGTCGAGGAGGCGTACGCAGACTTCCTCGAGCGCTGGCCGGAGGTGTCGGATCTGGCAGCCACCGACCGCGGCGAGGTGGTGGCGTTCTGGTCGGACCACTCCCTCGGCTACAACAACCGCGCGACGTACCTCCACGAGGCGGCCACGCAGGTCGTCGAGGAGTACGGGGGGGAGTTCCCCGAGGAGCCCGACGAACTGCAGGAGCTGATGGGCGTCGGACCGTACACCGCCAACGCGGTCGCGTCGTTCGCGTTCGACAACGGCGACGCCGTGGTCGACACGAACGTCAAGCGGGTGCTGTACCGCGCGTTCGGCGTTCCCGACGACGACTCGGCGTTCGAACGGGCGGCGTCGGCGCTCATGCCGGACGGGGAGTCCCGGGTCTGGAACAACGCGATCATGGAACTGGGCGGCGTCGCCTGCGGAAAGAACCCGCGGTGTGACGAGGAAGGGTGCCCGTGGCGCGAGTGGTGTCACGCCTACCAGACCGGTGACTTCACGGCACCCGACGTTCCGACACAACCGAGCTTCGAGGGGAGTCGTCGCCAGTTCCGCGGACGGATCGTTCGACTCCTCGGAGAACACGACGAGATGGACCTGGACACGCTCGGTCATCGGATCCGAGTGGATTACACTCCTGATGGGGAGCACGGGCGAGAGTGGCTGCGTGGTCTCCTTTCCGACCTCGCCGCCGACGGTCTCGTCGAGGTCGAGGAGTCCGACGACGGCGACCAACCCCTGGTTCTGCTCGCGTCGTGA
- a CDS encoding aminotransferase class III-fold pyridoxal phosphate-dependent enzyme, producing MDRDTAEVRVGSMPGERAREWAAYHREVAATSTYVYDFVWDITAESAGPFCTDVDGNVLLDFTSHVAAAPLGYNNPKITEPMAEFDLVDPTKIAGQDFYVSDGSDPGESTIPGPADLMHELVERTGHYGLDTVFLSNSGAEAVENAIKVCYDASGGGTYGVTFEGAFHGRTLGALSLNRSKSVYRREFPEMSGVHDVPFCDDRGCSPETCSCGFFVDDGDTSVLREKLHPKTGHVDPDELSYIIMEPIQGEGGYRFPSEAFMEEVADLATAHDVPLVADEIQSGMGRTGEWWGSDHYPVEPDVITGAKGMRVGATIANEDTFPEERARLSSTWGAGDVVASAQGVFTLRAIDEYDLLENAVVRGEQFKETVRDADLSGVTDVRGEGLMLAVEFESGDLRDGVQEAALKRGLLTLACGSTVIRVLPPLDVTEREIAMGAELLIEAVGDVN from the coding sequence ATGGACCGAGACACCGCCGAGGTTCGGGTCGGGTCGATGCCCGGCGAACGCGCCCGAGAGTGGGCGGCGTACCACCGCGAGGTGGCCGCGACGAGCACGTACGTGTACGACTTCGTCTGGGACATCACGGCCGAATCGGCGGGCCCGTTCTGCACCGACGTCGACGGCAACGTCCTGCTGGATTTCACGTCCCACGTCGCCGCCGCGCCGCTGGGGTACAACAACCCCAAGATCACCGAGCCGATGGCCGAGTTCGACCTCGTCGACCCGACGAAGATCGCCGGCCAGGACTTCTACGTCTCCGACGGCTCCGACCCGGGCGAGTCGACGATCCCCGGCCCCGCCGACCTGATGCACGAACTCGTCGAGCGGACCGGGCACTACGGACTGGACACCGTGTTCCTGTCGAACTCGGGTGCCGAGGCCGTCGAGAACGCGATCAAGGTCTGCTATGACGCCTCCGGCGGCGGGACGTACGGCGTCACCTTCGAGGGGGCGTTCCACGGCCGGACGCTCGGGGCGCTCTCGCTGAATCGCTCGAAGTCGGTCTACCGTCGGGAGTTCCCCGAGATGTCTGGCGTCCACGACGTGCCGTTCTGTGACGACCGCGGCTGCTCGCCGGAGACGTGCTCGTGCGGCTTCTTCGTCGACGACGGCGACACCTCGGTCCTCCGGGAGAAACTCCACCCGAAGACCGGCCACGTCGACCCCGACGAGCTCTCGTACATCATCATGGAGCCGATCCAGGGCGAGGGCGGCTACCGCTTCCCGTCGGAGGCGTTCATGGAGGAGGTCGCCGACCTCGCGACGGCCCACGACGTGCCACTCGTCGCCGACGAGATCCAGTCGGGGATGGGCCGCACGGGCGAGTGGTGGGGCTCGGATCACTACCCCGTCGAGCCGGACGTGATCACCGGCGCGAAGGGGATGCGCGTGGGCGCGACCATCGCGAACGAGGACACCTTCCCCGAGGAGCGCGCGCGTCTCTCCTCGACGTGGGGCGCGGGCGACGTCGTCGCCTCCGCGCAGGGCGTGTTCACTCTGCGCGCTATCGATGAGTACGACCTGTTAGAGAACGCGGTCGTCCGCGGCGAGCAGTTCAAAGAGACCGTCCGCGACGCCGACCTCTCGGGCGTGACGGACGTGCGCGGGGAGGGGCTGATGCTCGCCGTCGAGTTCGAGTCGGGGGACCTGCGAGACGGGGTGCAGGAAGCCGCGCTGAAGCGCGGCCTGCTCACGCTCGCGTGCGGGTCGACGGTGATCCGCGTTCTCCCGCCGCTGGACGTGACTGAACGGGAGATCGCGATGGGTGCCGAACTGTTGATCGAGGCCGTCGGCGACGTGAACTGA
- a CDS encoding MgtC/SapB family protein, translating to MSTGGATQFVTDPTAIPVVRLALAAALGLFLGLEREWSEKSAGIRTFSLTSLVGAVFTLLATDATVGAWLLAVGGLLVIVQGTLLAVRGLQTGDGNSLSLTTSMSLLAAYGVGALVAAGYVLEGVTVAVLSSALLVLKRELHTFAGDLSRTELRSMTEFAVLAFVVYPLLPAGERTVLGVPLEPRVAWLMVVTVAGIGIANYALVRTYGGRGVAVTGFFGGLASSTAVVGTMLDHASDRAEAVSYAVAGVLLANAAMALRNLGIAVAFTVGGGAPVLGAVVAPLTALAIGAIAVAAVTADWREPVPVEIESPFSLRNALAFGAVFLLILAGSTLAEGQFGTAGLYASAVVSGLVSSAGATTSAVLLYRGGTVTAAEAALAVMLATGSSVAVKTGLALAGPRAFRRRVVAWSIALLGVSGAVAVAAAML from the coding sequence ATGAGCACGGGCGGCGCGACCCAGTTTGTGACGGATCCGACGGCGATTCCGGTGGTACGGCTGGCGCTGGCGGCGGCGCTGGGGCTGTTTCTGGGGCTGGAGCGCGAGTGGTCGGAGAAGTCCGCCGGGATCCGGACGTTCTCGCTCACCAGCCTCGTGGGCGCGGTGTTCACGCTGCTGGCGACGGACGCGACCGTGGGAGCGTGGCTGCTAGCGGTCGGTGGCCTGCTGGTGATCGTTCAGGGGACGCTGCTCGCGGTTCGTGGACTCCAAACGGGCGACGGGAACTCCCTGTCGCTCACCACGTCGATGTCGCTGTTGGCGGCCTACGGCGTCGGCGCGCTCGTGGCCGCGGGCTACGTGCTGGAGGGCGTGACCGTCGCGGTGCTGTCGTCGGCGCTGTTGGTGTTGAAGCGGGAGCTACACACGTTTGCCGGCGACCTCTCGCGGACGGAACTGCGTTCGATGACGGAGTTCGCAGTGCTGGCGTTCGTCGTCTACCCGCTGCTCCCGGCGGGCGAACGGACCGTCCTCGGGGTTCCCCTGGAACCGCGGGTCGCGTGGCTGATGGTCGTCACCGTCGCCGGCATCGGCATCGCGAACTACGCGCTGGTCCGCACCTACGGCGGCCGGGGAGTCGCCGTCACCGGCTTCTTCGGCGGGCTCGCCTCCTCGACGGCCGTCGTCGGTACGATGCTCGACCACGCGAGCGACCGCGCGGAGGCCGTCTCCTATGCGGTCGCGGGCGTTCTGCTGGCGAACGCGGCGATGGCCCTGCGGAACCTCGGAATCGCCGTCGCGTTCACCGTCGGCGGGGGCGCGCCGGTGCTGGGCGCTGTCGTCGCCCCGTTGACGGCGCTCGCGATCGGCGCGATCGCCGTGGCCGCCGTCACCGCCGACTGGCGCGAGCCGGTCCCCGTCGAGATCGAGTCGCCGTTCTCGCTGCGAAACGCGCTGGCGTTCGGCGCTGTGTTCCTCCTCATCCTCGCGGGGAGCACGCTCGCGGAGGGCCAGTTCGGCACGGCCGGGCTGTACGCCTCGGCGGTCGTTTCGGGGCTGGTCTCCTCGGCGGGCGCGACGACCTCGGCGGTGCTTTTGTACCGCGGCGGCACAGTCACCGCCGCCGAGGCGGCCCTGGCGGTGATGCTGGCGACCGGCTCCAGCGTCGCGGTCAAGACGGGACTCGCGCTCGCCGGTCCGCGGGCGTTCAGGCGGCGGGTGGTCGCCTGGAGCATCGCGTTGCTGGGCGTCTCGGGCGCGGTCGCGGTCGCGGCGGCGATGCTGTGA
- a CDS encoding AI-2E family transporter produces MVLSEVDWSRTAWWGIAAALTAALVYVVHSFVGTFVFGVFIYYAARPVYVRIRRRVPQESVAAAIAIFALALPVLLVGGYALLIVVNQVQDLVGNGYLDQIPLGQIPLDQDTLDLIADPATLAATDWTQYVTVDTVTGITDSLSGAVDTIAFLGTGAVHLFVMLALAFYLLRDGGRLASYLVRFTDQQGVLETYGRAIDRDFTSIFFGNILNAILTGTIGVIVYSLLNVVAPPGGSIPAAALVGLLAGAASLIPIVGMKLVYVPVAAFLAVRAVVTDATGTLWFVGVFVLASFVVVDTIPDLVLRPYVSGRSLHVGAVMLAYTLGPLLFGWYGIFLMPILLVLVVHFARIVLPELLAGEPLRPYAVDPSHFTDEGPFVYGPPEPGPDPPAEGDTEAE; encoded by the coding sequence ATGGTCCTCTCGGAGGTCGACTGGTCGCGGACGGCGTGGTGGGGAATCGCCGCCGCGCTGACGGCCGCGCTGGTCTACGTCGTCCACTCGTTCGTCGGCACGTTCGTCTTCGGGGTGTTCATCTACTACGCCGCCCGGCCCGTGTACGTGCGGATCCGACGGCGGGTCCCCCAGGAGAGCGTCGCGGCCGCCATCGCCATCTTCGCGCTGGCGCTGCCGGTGTTGCTGGTGGGGGGGTACGCGCTGCTCATCGTCGTCAACCAGGTGCAGGATCTGGTGGGCAACGGCTACCTCGACCAGATCCCCCTCGGTCAGATCCCGCTCGATCAGGACACGCTCGATCTGATCGCCGACCCCGCGACGCTCGCGGCGACCGACTGGACGCAGTACGTCACGGTCGACACCGTCACGGGGATCACCGACTCGCTGTCGGGGGCGGTCGACACGATCGCGTTCCTCGGCACCGGCGCGGTCCACCTGTTCGTCATGCTCGCGCTCGCGTTCTATCTCCTCCGGGACGGCGGCCGCCTCGCCAGCTATCTCGTCCGCTTCACCGACCAGCAGGGCGTGCTCGAGACGTACGGCAGGGCGATCGACCGCGATTTCACCTCCATCTTCTTCGGGAACATCCTCAACGCGATCCTCACCGGGACCATCGGCGTCATCGTCTACTCGCTGCTCAACGTGGTTGCGCCTCCCGGTGGCTCGATCCCCGCGGCCGCGCTCGTCGGCCTGCTCGCGGGCGCAGCGAGCCTGATCCCGATCGTCGGCATGAAGTTGGTGTACGTCCCGGTCGCGGCGTTCCTCGCGGTCCGTGCGGTCGTGACCGACGCGACCGGGACGCTGTGGTTCGTCGGCGTTTTCGTGCTCGCGTCGTTCGTCGTCGTCGACACCATCCCCGACCTCGTCCTCCGGCCGTACGTCTCCGGGCGCTCGCTGCACGTCGGGGCGGTGATGCTCGCGTACACGCTCGGGCCGCTGCTGTTCGGCTGGTACGGGATCTTCCTGATGCCGATCCTGCTCGTGCTCGTGGTTCACTTCGCCCGGATCGTCCTCCCGGAGCTGCTGGCCGGCGAGCCGCTTCGGCCGTACGCGGTCGATCCGTCACATTTCACCGACGAGGGGCCGTTCGTCTACGGGCCGCCGGAGCCGGGACCGGACCCTCCCGCGGAGGGCGACACCGAGGCGGAGTGA
- a CDS encoding PadR family transcriptional regulator yields MYDLTGFQRDLLYVIAGQDEPHGLAIKEELEEYYEKEIHHGRLYPNLDTLVDKGLVEKGQRDRRTNYYTLTRRGRREIEARRDWESEYVDIE; encoded by the coding sequence ATGTACGACCTGACGGGGTTCCAGCGAGACTTGCTGTACGTCATCGCGGGACAGGACGAGCCGCACGGGCTGGCGATCAAGGAGGAACTGGAGGAGTACTACGAGAAGGAGATCCACCACGGGCGACTGTACCCGAACCTCGACACGCTCGTCGACAAGGGCCTCGTCGAGAAGGGCCAGCGCGACCGACGGACGAACTACTACACCCTCACGCGCCGCGGACGACGCGAGATCGAGGCGCGACGCGACTGGGAGTCGGAGTACGTCGACATCGAGTGA
- the coxB gene encoding cytochrome c oxidase subunit II: MTRTRLGSLAAALVGVALLATPAAAQSSTTAGLINGLNENLLYVAIPITILVEVILIYTVLKFKDSDDPKPTKENRRLEITWTVATAIVLLFVGAASYGVLADPSVTYTGGTDDIEPAEGDVHVETVAYQWNWRMNYETSNITELTAGDLDTEAIPQAEGLEGPVIVVPQGQELFFTVTSDDVIHALHVPDLGLKQDAIPGQENTIKTTAQETGVYQGYCAEYCGVAHSNMYFNVVVVDQDTYDDFVDRQTDGEGDA; encoded by the coding sequence ATGACGCGTACGCGACTGGGGAGTCTGGCGGCGGCGCTCGTCGGGGTGGCGCTGCTCGCGACCCCGGCGGCGGCCCAATCGTCGACGACGGCGGGGCTCATCAACGGCCTGAACGAGAACCTGCTGTACGTCGCGATTCCGATCACGATCCTCGTCGAGGTCATCCTCATCTACACGGTCCTGAAGTTCAAGGACAGCGACGATCCAAAGCCGACCAAGGAGAATCGTCGCCTGGAGATCACCTGGACGGTCGCGACCGCGATCGTCCTCCTGTTCGTGGGCGCGGCCTCCTACGGCGTGCTCGCGGACCCGTCGGTCACCTACACCGGCGGCACCGACGATATCGAACCCGCCGAGGGCGACGTGCACGTCGAGACGGTCGCCTACCAGTGGAACTGGCGGATGAACTACGAGACGTCGAACATCACCGAGTTGACCGCCGGCGACCTCGACACCGAGGCCATCCCGCAGGCGGAGGGGCTTGAGGGGCCGGTCATCGTCGTCCCGCAGGGACAGGAGCTGTTCTTCACCGTCACCTCCGACGACGTGATCCACGCGCTCCACGTGCCCGATCTCGGCCTCAAGCAGGACGCGATTCCCGGCCAGGAGAACACGATCAAGACGACCGCCCAGGAGACGGGTGTCTACCAGGGCTACTGTGCTGAGTACTGCGGGGTCGCCCACTCGAACATGTACTTCAACGTCGTCGTCGTGGATCAGGACACCTACGACGACTTCGTCGACCGGCAGACCGACGGCGAAGGCGACGCCTGA
- the cyoE gene encoding heme o synthase, translating to MGVYLLLVVGATSSITDAAGACAAWPACGDGLSLPATGPGWVALGHRTVAFVVGLLVLVTGLVAWRSRPDRRVRAALATAFLLYPVESLLGAYVATRGTGAVATVAGVAVGVSTLHLVGGLAVFAGLLAALAWELEATTGDPDDEPSVASTGPDPATEPVDAGDRLRHAVPAWGDEPLRRGRMVAGAYLRLMKPRLMWLLCLVAGAAMALAGGPGLTVPVVAATLAGGALSIGASGTFNHVFERDVDRRMRRTSDRPLAVDLVSVRSAVAFGLLLTVVSVGLFAWVNLLAALLGLVAIVFYSVVYTLVLKPNTVQNTVIGGAAGALPALIGWAAVTGEVGVGGVALATLIFLWTPAHFYNLALAYKDDYERGGFPMMPVVRGETATRRHIVWYFGATLAVAAAMVGLGRLDWLFALAGVVVGSAFLWAIVRLHYERDESAAFRAFHASNAYLGVVLLAVVVDALAV from the coding sequence ATGGGCGTGTACCTCCTGCTCGTCGTCGGCGCGACCTCGTCGATCACCGACGCGGCGGGGGCGTGTGCGGCCTGGCCGGCCTGCGGCGACGGCCTCTCGCTGCCGGCGACCGGTCCCGGCTGGGTTGCCCTCGGCCACCGCACGGTCGCGTTCGTCGTCGGCCTGCTCGTGCTCGTGACGGGGCTCGTCGCCTGGCGTTCGCGACCCGACAGGCGGGTCCGCGCGGCGCTCGCGACCGCGTTCCTGCTGTACCCCGTCGAGTCCCTGTTGGGGGCGTACGTCGCGACCAGGGGAACGGGCGCGGTCGCGACGGTCGCCGGCGTCGCCGTCGGGGTGTCGACGCTGCACCTCGTCGGCGGGCTCGCGGTGTTCGCGGGCCTGTTGGCGGCGCTGGCGTGGGAGTTGGAGGCGACGACGGGCGACCCGGACGACGAGCCGAGCGTCGCCTCGACCGGGCCGGACCCGGCGACCGAACCGGTCGACGCGGGCGACCGCCTCCGGCACGCTGTGCCCGCCTGGGGCGACGAACCGCTCCGGCGCGGACGCATGGTCGCGGGAGCGTACCTCCGGCTGATGAAGCCGCGGCTCATGTGGCTGCTGTGTCTCGTCGCGGGGGCGGCGATGGCGCTGGCGGGCGGACCGGGGCTCACGGTCCCGGTCGTCGCGGCGACGCTCGCCGGCGGCGCGCTCTCGATCGGGGCGTCCGGAACGTTCAACCACGTGTTCGAGCGCGACGTGGACCGCCGGATGCGACGCACCAGCGACCGCCCGCTCGCCGTCGATCTGGTGTCGGTGCGCAGCGCCGTCGCGTTCGGCCTGCTGCTCACCGTCGTCTCCGTCGGGCTGTTCGCGTGGGTGAACCTCCTGGCGGCGCTGCTCGGTCTCGTCGCGATCGTGTTCTACTCGGTCGTGTACACGCTCGTGCTGAAGCCGAACACCGTCCAGAACACCGTCATCGGCGGCGCGGCCGGCGCGCTCCCGGCGCTCATCGGCTGGGCGGCCGTCACCGGCGAGGTGGGGGTGGGCGGGGTCGCGCTGGCGACGCTCATCTTCCTGTGGACGCCCGCGCACTTCTACAACCTCGCGCTGGCGTACAAGGACGACTACGAACGCGGCGGCTTCCCCATGATGCCGGTGGTGCGGGGCGAGACGGCAACCCGACGCCACATCGTCTGGTACTTCGGCGCGACGCTCGCGGTCGCCGCGGCGATGGTCGGACTGGGACGCCTCGACTGGCTGTTCGCGCTCGCGGGCGTCGTCGTCGGCTCGGCGTTCCTGTGGGCGATCGTCCGCCTCCACTACGAGCGCGACGAGTCGGCGGCCTTCCGCGCGTTCCACGCCTCGAACGCCTACCTCGGCGTCGTCCTCCTGGCGGTCGTCGTCGACGCCCTTGCGGTGTGA
- a CDS encoding DUF2061 domain-containing protein encodes MGRLPLPRSPLQHRKRAIVKTLCYRALMVAITVIVAWMVVGDVSDAVNIGLVANVVKTATYYTYERVWDRISWGVTDTA; translated from the coding sequence ATGGGTCGTCTCCCCCTCCCGCGGTCGCCGCTCCAGCACCGGAAGCGAGCGATCGTCAAGACGCTCTGCTACCGGGCGCTGATGGTAGCGATCACCGTGATCGTCGCGTGGATGGTCGTCGGCGACGTGAGCGACGCCGTGAACATCGGCTTGGTCGCGAACGTGGTGAAGACGGCGACGTACTACACCTACGAGCGCGTGTGGGACCGGATCTCCTGGGGCGTGACCGACACGGCCTGA
- a CDS encoding tyrosine-type recombinase/integrase, whose protein sequence is MGPDLLGRDRHGLKEPLDVCLGNPAGVVLEEIPKQIRERPDRATWENAKKIVKAIPNPRNKAVVVLLAKTGCRLEEAPEIKMDDLMLDEGFIRLREPKGGKQTGVPIGREASVEILREVHFRFVRSRVTKGAGASSVMYPSSLKI, encoded by the coding sequence GTGGGACCGGATCTCCTGGGGCGTGACCGACACGGCCTGAAGGAGCCGTTGGACGTCTGTCTCGGAAACCCCGCTGGTGTCGTCTTGGAGGAGATTCCGAAACAGATCCGAGAGCGCCCGGACCGTGCGACGTGGGAGAACGCGAAGAAGATCGTGAAGGCGATTCCGAACCCGCGGAACAAGGCGGTCGTTGTGTTGCTAGCGAAGACCGGGTGTCGGTTGGAGGAGGCGCCAGAGATCAAGATGGACGACCTGATGCTCGACGAAGGATTCATTCGACTGCGTGAGCCGAAAGGTGGGAAGCAGACAGGAGTGCCGATTGGCCGGGAGGCCTCTGTTGAAATCCTCAGAGAGGTACATTTCCGATTTGTGCGATCAAGAGTTACGAAGGGAGCAGGAGCATCATCTGTAATGTATCCCTCCTCTCTCAAAATCTGA
- a CDS encoding ABC transporter substrate-binding protein, with the protein MSEDSGEHEAPTRRDYMKYGGAVIGGGLLAGCTGDSGSGSTDTSTVTETATETATETATSTESEPYTVSIPPIGDVEFDSIPQSYASMRSFHGEMGIALGQANKFQAVSSPDQLPFWMYDELGVEVPSADDLEAIPSLENYSFDEEWFYEADLDVHLMDPISAAWAFESVDWERVAEEVGPFFGHYARRRMGATRDYPFLSLYEIFGKVADVFKQRERFEAFRSFHDEYIGRIQSELPPQSERPEIALAAFGQGSFYVFHVDEGTGKKQYTDLGIGNAMSDAVPDDTHLAEVDYETMLEFDPEIIVVHNAILSYTSREAFEEKVIAKIQEDPVGGELSAVKNDQVYMGGNNSQGPITNLFQTEAAAKQLFPEQFGEFPGWGNVSGDERLFDRQRVADIINGDI; encoded by the coding sequence ATGTCCGAAGATAGCGGTGAACATGAGGCACCGACGCGACGTGACTACATGAAGTACGGCGGGGCAGTCATCGGCGGTGGGCTATTGGCTGGCTGTACCGGGGATAGCGGGTCCGGGTCAACGGACACGAGCACGGTGACAGAGACAGCCACCGAGACCGCGACTGAGACGGCGACGTCGACCGAATCGGAACCCTATACGGTGAGTATTCCTCCGATTGGTGATGTAGAGTTCGACTCAATTCCACAGTCATACGCTTCGATGCGTTCCTTTCACGGTGAGATGGGCATCGCACTTGGTCAGGCAAACAAGTTCCAGGCTGTATCCAGCCCGGATCAGCTCCCCTTCTGGATGTACGACGAGTTGGGTGTCGAAGTACCCAGCGCAGATGACCTCGAAGCTATCCCAAGCCTTGAGAACTACAGCTTTGATGAAGAATGGTTCTACGAGGCCGATCTCGATGTCCATCTAATGGACCCAATCAGTGCGGCCTGGGCATTCGAGAGTGTTGACTGGGAACGGGTTGCAGAAGAGGTCGGGCCGTTCTTCGGTCATTATGCGCGGCGACGGATGGGCGCTACCCGCGACTATCCTTTCCTTAGCCTTTACGAGATTTTCGGGAAGGTGGCGGACGTGTTCAAGCAGCGTGAGCGCTTCGAGGCGTTCAGGTCGTTCCACGACGAGTACATCGGACGCATCCAATCGGAACTTCCCCCGCAGTCGGAGCGCCCCGAGATAGCTCTTGCCGCCTTCGGTCAGGGGTCGTTCTACGTCTTCCACGTAGACGAAGGAACCGGCAAGAAGCAGTACACTGATCTCGGGATTGGGAACGCGATGAGCGATGCGGTGCCGGACGACACCCATCTCGCTGAGGTCGATTACGAGACTATGCTTGAATTCGATCCCGAAATCATCGTCGTTCACAACGCGATCCTCTCGTATACTTCTCGTGAGGCCTTCGAGGAGAAAGTCATTGCAAAGATACAGGAGGACCCAGTTGGAGGTGAATTGTCCGCCGTTAAAAACGATCAGGTGTACATGGGAGGTAACAATTCGCAGGGGCCGATCACGAACCTGTTCCAGACGGAAGCGGCGGCGAAACAGTTGTTCCCTGAGCAGTTCGGCGAGTTCCCCGGGTGGGGGAACGTCAGTGGAGACGAACGGCTGTTTGACCGCCAGCGGGTCGCAGACATCATCAACGGCGACATCTGA